One genomic segment of Tiliqua scincoides isolate rTilSci1 chromosome 6, rTilSci1.hap2, whole genome shotgun sequence includes these proteins:
- the STIM2 gene encoding stromal interaction molecule 2, producing the protein MDDDEDGGIEVDESDEFIREDMKYKDASNKHSHLHREDKHITIEDLWKRWKTSEVHNWTQEETLQWLVEFVELPQYEKNFRENNVKGTTLPRIAVNEPAFMISQLKIIDRSHKQKLQLKALDVVLFGPLTRPPHNWMKDFVLTISIVIGVGGCWFAYTQNKTSKEHITKMMKDLESLQTAEQSLSDMQERLEKAQEENRTVAVEKQNLERKMMDEISDAKREACRLRELREGAECELSRLKYAEEELVQVRMALKKAEKEFELRSNWSVPDALQKWLQLTHEVEVQYYNIKRQNAEMQLAIAKEEAEKIKKKRSSVFGTLHVAHSSSLDEVDHKILEAKKALSELTTCLRERLYRWQQIEKICGFQIAHNSGLPSLTSSLYSDHSWVVMPRVSIPPYPIAGGVDDLDEDTPPIVSQFHGSVVKTSTLARSSSMCRSRRNVVPSSPQSQHTAQTPHTPHTQPTLHSPDPDILSVSSCPAAYRTEEEEEAIYFTADKQWEVQDTGSECDSLNSSVRRKQTPPSSLEIYQPLSPQKSSREELSLEESSTGDSSSLTADISRSSPDCVGMTETKSMIFSPASKVYNGILEKSCSMNQLSSGVPVPKPRHTSCSSTSSESKAGHDTSAVPRISSTSQDFCQNGERNKKSSKIINLFKKKSK; encoded by the exons TTCACAACTGGACGCAAGAGGAGACTCTTCAGTGGCTGGTGGAATTTGTTGAACTTCCTCAGTATGAGAAAAATTTCAGAGAAAATAATGTCAAAGGAACAACATTGCCGAG GATAGCAGTTAATGAACCCGCATTTATGATCTCTCAGTTGAAAATAATTGATCGGAGCCATAAGCAGAAACTTCAGCTGAAGGCCCTGGATGTTGTTTTATTTGGACCTCTCACAC GTCCACCTCACAACTGGATGAAAGATTTTGTACTTACAATTTCTATAGTGATTGGTGTTGGAGGCTGCTGGTTTGCATATACTCAGAACAAGACCTCAAAAGAGCATATCACAAAAATGATGAAAGATTTGGAAAGCCTGcaaacagcagagcagagcttaaGTGACATGCAAGAAAG GCTTGAAAAAGCGCAGGAAGAGAACCGAACGGTTGCTGTAGAAAAGCAGAACCTGGAGCGCAAGATGATGGATGAGATCAGTGACGCAAAACGGGAAGCATGTCGTCTGAGGGAGTTGAGGGAAGGAGCAGAATGTGAACTCAGCAGGCTCAAATATGCAGAAGAGGAGCTAGTGCAG GTCCGTATGGCTTtaaaaaaggcagagaaggagtTTGAACTGAGAAGCAATTGGTCTGTTCCTGATGCGCTGCAAAAATGGCTCCAGCTGACGCATGAAGTAGAAGTGCAGTATTACAACATTAAGAGGCAGAATGCAGAAATGCAGCTAGCAATTGCAAAGGAAGAG GCTGAAAAGATTAAGAAGAAGAGAAGTTCTGTCTTTGGAACACTACATGTTGCACACAGCTCTTCTCTTGACGAAGTGGACCACAAGATTCTGGAAGCAAA GAAAGCACTTTCTGAATTAACAACATGTTTGCGAGAGCGTCTCTACCGATGGCAGCAGATTGAGAAGATCTGTGGCTTCCAGATAGCACATAACTCAGGATTACCAAGTCTGACTTCATCACTTTACTCTGATCACAGTTGGGTGGTCATGCCCCGAGTCTCTATTCCACCTTACCCAATCGCAGGGGGAGTGGATGACCTTGATGAAGATACTCCTCCAATAGTCTCTCAGTTTCATG GGTCCGTTGTCAAAACAAGCACCTTAGCAAGAAGCAGTAGCATGTGCCGCTCCAGGAGGAATGTTGTGCCCTCATCTCCTCAGTCGCAACACACGGCACAAACGCCACATACCCCACATACACAGCCTACTTTGCACTCTCCAGACCCTGACATCCTTTCAGTGTCAAGCTGTCCTGCTGCTTACCGtacagaagaggaggaggaggccattTACTTCACTGCTGACAAGCAGTG GGAAGTACAAGATACAGGTTCCGAATGTGACTCCTTAAATTCCTCAGTTAGGAGGAAACAGACCCCTCCTTCAAGCCTTGAAATATATCAGCCCCTGTCACCACAAAAATCATCACGTGAGGAACTCTCTTTAGAGGAGTCATCTACTGGAGACTCTTCTTCTCTAACTGCTGATATTTCTCGGAGTTCTCCTGACTGTGTTGGCATGACAGAAACTAAAAGTATGATCTTTAGTCCAGCAAGCAAAGTGTACAATGGCATTCTGGAGAAGTCCTGCAGCATGAACCAGCTCTCGAGTGGTGTCCCAGTCCCCAAGCCCCGCCACACCTCATGTTCATCCACCAGCAGCGAAAGCAAAGCAGGCCACGACACCTCTGCTGTCCCTCGGATAAGTAGCACCTCACAGGACTTCTGTCAGAATGGGGAACGAAACAAAAAGTCCTCCAAAATAATAAATCTTTTTAAGAAGAAGTCTAAGTGA